From the Balearica regulorum gibbericeps isolate bBalReg1 chromosome 11, bBalReg1.pri, whole genome shotgun sequence genome, the window actaaacctttcagcttctttctcctcttgttACAAGTTTAGGTGAACGTTTCAGACTGTTTGATTCTATACCTGGGCAGTATTGTGGGTCcatgatttaatttatttccaaacatCAATTCCAtctcaaattttaaagaaaaacatttccaagtGGAAAGTTGGAATTAGCGACCCCTCTCCTTCCAATAGGAGGACGAGGGAGcgatggaggaaggaaaggaaaagctgagtACAGTAACTGCTGCGTTCAATTTTGAAAAATCCCAGTAATCGTACAAACTAATTGCCAACTAATTACTGGTCTTGGTTGCGCATCCgttcatttggaaaagaaagagtacGTGTTCTCTGTCACGTTAGTTGATAGCAGGTTGCAAGACTGAtggcttctgtttctctctcctttaGGATGAAAGGATTTGTGACTGAGCCGTGGTAGCAAGGTGTCAAGCAACCTTCCTGGAATGCGTTCcttcaggaagagaagagatCACTGCCTTATTTTATGGATGTCACTGAAGTAGACTTTGAAGTTCTTTGGAAGCACATCACAAACTTGGCATGGGAAACCACAGCAACAATCATACTTGTTTGACAGATGATTCCTTTAAGTACAACTTGTATGGAGCCGTGTACAGCGTGGTCTTCATCCTTGGTTTGATTACTAACTGTGCCTccctctttgttttctgctttcgGATGAAAATGCGAAGCGAAACAGCCATTTTCATGACAAACCTGGCTgtttcagatttgctttttgtgttcactttgccttttaaaattttttataaCTTCAACAGGCATTGGCCTTTTGGAGACAGCCTGTGCAAGATTTCTGGTACAGCATTTCTCACTAACATCTACGGGAGCATGCTGTTCCTCACCTGCATTAGCGTTGACCGTTTCCTTGCTATCGTTTATCCATTCCGATCTCGCACCATTAGGACCAGGAGAAATTCTGCCATAGTCTGTGCTGGTGTTTGGATACTGGTCCTCAGCGGCGGAATTTCAGCTTCGTTGTTCTCCACAACCAACATTTCCAACACCAGCACAACCTGTTTCGAAGGTTTTTCCAAACGTATCTGGAAAACCTATCTGTCTAAGATCACTATATTTATTGAAGTGGTAGGATTCATAATTCCTTTGCTACTCAACCTTACGTGCTCTTCTCTAGTTCTCAGGACTCTCCGGAAACCTGCCACCTTGTCTCAGATCGGGacaaacaaagagaaagtaTTGAAAATGATCATTGTGCACGTGGCCATTTTTGTCGTGTGCTTTGTGCCTTACAATTCCATACTCTTCTTGTATGCTCTTGTGCGGTCCCAGGCGATAGCAAATTGCTCCTTGGAGAGGTTTGCGAGGACAATGTACCCAATCACATTGTGCATTGCAACAATGAACTGCTGCTTTGACCCGTTCATCTACTACTTTACATCAGAATCCTTCCAGAAGTCTTTCAAcataaaaacccaaataaaaatgGACTCTCTTTTCAAGACTGAGACACCTCTAACAAAGACTGCGCTACCAGCGCCACAGGATGAAATAAGTGACCAGGCTATCACGAATGGAGGAGACCCAACATCTGAATCGCATTTCTAGTGAGATGTTTACACACAGTGTTATCCCCCATTAATTTTTGATTAACACCATGTGTGAAATAGTTGTTTCAGAATATGTGGGTTCACACACGGTGTCAATGAAGAAAAGTTGCTGGGGAATAACTACACAGGCAGACAAAGCCTTACACTGAGATGGTCCCATCAGATGCAACAGGTCAACATGAAGTACAAAAATCCCAATGGATCTCCCTTTGGAGATTACAGATAGGTAACAACGTACGCGCCAACTAAGGAGGGAACAGAGCAGCTTCTTTAATCAGAAGATGCCaacatttgacattttttttccctagcagtTGACATGGGATCAGTCGGGAAATagaaaatttgattttcttAGAGCTATCTGCCAATATTTCATGCCTTCTGGAGATGCATCATCATATGTTAACTCAATAACGTCACACAATATGTATGTTTGCTTAAAAAGGCATAATAAAAGTTTTTGGCTTTTCCTTATTTCACTGCAAGAGGATACATCCTGGTTTACTAGATACTGGCACGTTGAATTTATTGTATGGCAAGGTTTGAAGTGTAAATAATTGTTTTGAAAGCAGGCGAAACAGTTACTTAATGAtagagaaaataagagaaaagaataattaataaCACAGTTTCATTTTTGCCAGATTAAGCtaccttttaatttattttaaatgcccCCTCTAGAGAGAAGTAACAAGCACATTACTGCCCTGCTGCACCTGGACTTTGACATCCCAGGGGATGATACTTCTGGTAAGGGTTACACTACAAAGTCAGCCGAAAGAAAGGGCCCGAAACCCCAGAGTTCTTGCAAGGGCAGATCTCTGGTATGGAAACGTGTGCAGCTGAAGAACCACAGAGTGCTGACCCCAAAGAGCTTGTTTGGATACAGACAGCTGGTGTCCGAGCACCCCGTTAACTGAAGGTCTTGTAAGCGACTGCTTGCTGGCTTTTGCTGTACAGTCGACTAATTAAACTGGAAGGTCTCAAAATAACTCCAAAAGAAGAGCAAGTAAAACAATGtagctgcacttttttttcttagttacagcaatgctttcttgttttcaatTAATTACATATCCTGCATTCCCTTTTGTAAGATTATATAAGCATATGGGAAGTTAACTCTCTGTACGTCGTTGCATTTTACTAGATGGTTCATTTCTCCAGCCATTGTTTCGTATTTGAAGCTATAACAGGCTCAACAGGTTGATTCACTCTGAAGTGTAAGACacatgaatgagaaaaaaatataacttgaAACTGCAAAGTTACGACTTGTTAGATCAGTAATCTACATTTTCCACATTACAGCATAAAGCTACTTCTAGGACTAGGTTGcaaaaaagagacaaagtaTTAATTGAACAGATGCTTTTCAACTATTTATCCAAAGTCTCTCAGATCAAACCTCCTGAGCTACTGAGAGCTACATGCTAAATGTGATTACTGCTTAAAGCAATCGCAGGTTTTTAAAGTGTGAAAAGaattcagctgcaaaaatacTACGCTTTGCAGGCAATGTTTATGTTGCTCTACATtcactttgaataaaaaaaaaagtcagttgcTTACCAGGGCTAAGACAGACCCCAGAGATCATTCTATTCTAGCCCTAAAATGACTGTTGCTAGTCTAGTGGTCCCGGCTTTTGgcttttactgcagaaaagtATATGATCAGCTCATAACAAGTATGAGAGCAGCCAAACTATTATATCGCAGCTTTCCGTTACAGCTGTATTTACTAGAAATTTGCACAAAGACTGGCTTGGGAGATTTTTACTGTACATTAAACCCTCGGACGGCACCACTTtggagcagaaaataaaacagaaaacaaggacAGGTCATTGAAACTGGTTGGCGGATGAGACAGATGTGGCAGGACAAGGGCACAGTCAATTACAGCGGATTTGtcagcagctgggaaaagtTTGCGTCAAAGAGAAGCAATGAGCTGTGTTTTAAGAAGCATCAATATTTGTCACTTAACCATAGGCAAAGTGAAAGCCAGTGCCATGCCCCTTTCCTTCCCGCGCAAGCCTGAACTGAACTGTTTagagggctttttaaaattcgTATTTCCTTTGGCTGATGAGCCTGTTTCAACACTTGccataaaatgtatatatttcagAGAAGCTGTTTCCATAACTTCAGATCAAAATGCAAAGCGAGCCAAGAGGGATTTTACAGGCTTCGCCGCGGGCAGGGTTTTCCTGTATGCAGCAAACCGTCCTTGACACCGCAGCACTGTCAAGCGAAGAAGAGGGGGTTGTGAAATCATCCACAACTCAGACACATCCTCAGCTGTGCGAGAGGTGGGGCACCCCCCTTCCACTGCCCTACCCTCAGCTGGTTGTTAAAAATTGTACTTAAGTGCTCCGTTTGTAGGGACAGCAGATAGAAGGAATGAGAGGGAGAAGGATTCACTAAAAAGCTGAGGGTATGTTTCAAACCCTCTTcctatttgcaagaaaaatatatggTACATGAGTGAGTGCTCTTCTCCGAGGCAAAACCCcttattatttcaattttacaaAGAAAGACTAGAAACTCATTTATACACCAGCTTGCTGTCAAGGGCCAGCCTTTTAACTGTCAGCTTGTAAGTCCTAATTTAAAGCTGCTTCTTTCCACTTGCCGCAAGAAGCGGAAAGAGGAGATTCCCGAGTTACGTGGGGTTTGGGAGCTTCGTGGGACAGGGCTGTTCTCACGCATGGTGGCTGCTCAAGCGGCTCCAGGGTGAGCGAGAGCAGGTTTTGGCCCAGAGGAATAGCTTGTTTGCAAGAATCCTGGAAGACCTTCTACTCTGCGCTCCGCAGACCTTCCTCTAGTTAAATCcaacgggaaaaaaaaaaataatctaaccTAGAAACCACTGTCTAGCCTTCTTAAGGAAATGTtaaaagagaggagggaaagaactGCGTGTGACTGGACAACCTCCAGGCTCTACATACATAGCTTAACTGTAATCCCAGCATAATGGGCGTCTTTTTCTAAGCACAACTAGTGCCAACGCTTAcaaatttctgtttgcagttttATAGGGCAAGAGCTGTGGTCGATATTCTCACATAAAATGTAATACTATCATCATGTGCCAAAATGCTAACTGAAAAGAttcattattttgtaatttaatacCTTATAAATTATATGGAGATCATATGTTGACTGACACGCACATCTGGTAGGATAGTTCCTgactaatctttttttctaggtCAGGTATACCAAGTAAATGCTCTGTGGTTTGTGTATAAATAACCAGTTATGCattcagagagaggaaaagtaatttttcagatgttGGTAAAGCCAAGCTGGAAGGAACAATGGTGGCAAAAGAAAAGTGGATTCACAGTTTTTCTGGCTGAGGTGCAGCTGAGCGTTCCTGCTCGTCTGACAAAGGGCTATTGTCAGCAAATGGCATGCACCACAACTGGGAGTTTACaagcaaaaatcaaattaattagaAGTTGATGCCTTTATCCAGGAGAAGCTGAGGGGCAGGACCGGGCAATCCTCGCAGATGCTAAACATACAGCAGCACTCAAGGATTTCATTGCTCCCAGCCAGCTCGCTTGTCCTCCTCCCCAGTTCTCCGCACGCGATTCACTCACTATAAGTTCACCACAAGCTTTGCAACTCATTGTCCTGCTGGAAAGCTGAAGCTTTAAAAGGCAACATGAAAACCTCTGTGCCCAAACTCACCTTTGTCTATGCACACCTATGCAAAATGCCACACCAGTCTGAGTTTGCATGGGAGACGTCAGgacaggagggagcagggcttgGTGTTACAGTCCCCGTGACAGCCCCTCCTCTCACAGCAGGCTTTTCTTAGTAACACAACAGGCTCTACATCAGATGAACAGTGCCAAGCGTTGGTGGGACAGCATAATTCTTCACCAGCTTTGCAGAAATCAGCACGAACTACTTAGGCTCAAGTCTATGAAATGCAAGGGCAAGGAGGCAGCACAAGTCACATATACAAGTCTTGTACTGGCTCCTTGTGTGAGAAGGGTGAAGAGTTCCTGTGCTGTTCACGTGAGTACACGGGTACACATCAGAGAACAAGGCTCTGTTCCTCCTGAGCTTGCCCACTGCAGACCTGCTGTGCGGATTCAGCCTCGAGGTCCCTTTAAAAATACCCCCATGATGTTTTTAGGAAGTTCTCCCCATGGTGCTGCAGGGGTGATGGAGTGAgactgctccccctccccagcaaaaACCTGCTGTAGAACCCAGCAAGGACTTCCCTCAGACAAACAGCTggtaaaggcaaaggagacCCATCACACTGAGAAGATTATATGGCACCTCTGGTTATCTTCTTTGAGGGCTGTGTCCCCAAAGAGCTCCCCAGTAACGCTCCATATCATTCCCAGTGGGTAGATTTGCTGTAAAATGGGCAGGAATTGCTGCTGTCCCTGTTCTGAGGCAGCATACAGAGGTTCCTGTGAAAGTGTCTACGCAGCGCTCTGTTTGGAGAAACCAAAAGCAGGAGGTGTGAGGGAAGTGAGAGGAGCAGCCGAGGCTGTTTTCTCAGCACGCCATGGAGATGCTGAAATGCTCACTGATGCAGGCTGCAAAGTCCAAGCAGAACAGGCAGAGCGGTGCATGCCAGGAGCAGCACCGCCGTGCTCCTGCGCACCCCCAGCTCCGCTCGGCAGCCAGCTGCACAAAGGTGACCATCCTGCAGAAGGGTCATTAGAGCCACCCTGTCCTTCTCCGCTGGGCCAGGGCTGGGCCTCACTGTGCCTGCCGAGCAAACGTAACCCTAAGCGCAGGATAACCCCAAAGCTTCGCTGCATCCGAAAGGACGGACTGCAAATGGTTCTTTGGGTAGGatttaagaacagaaacaaaacagcccTCATTTCAGTAAGCTGATTATGTTGCTCAGCATTAATTTAAGAAAGAGGCAGAGCTATTCTTCATCAGCTTGGAAGTCCAAGCCGTTTCCCCCGCTAATGCCggaaaagctgtaattttaacTTCTGAACACTGACCTCAAGCTTACCCCTGAGAGTCCTGTCTGGCTACGAGCTGTGCATTCGCTCTCCGACACACTCCTAAGGACCATAACTCAAATCACCCTTGAGATGCCGTGCTACGGAGATGTCTTGTTTAGAAAATTAAGTTTGTGGGAGATTCAAGATGATGCACTTAAAGAGCCTAGAAAGTGAGGAAGATCtactcaaaatactttttttttttccttcccacaccAATAGTCAGATATCCTTTTCTCTGGGTACCAGTTCCAGCTGCTGGAAtcttctttattttgtgtttgttctgtCAATATCTGGGTATATTGGTAAGGGCTTGTTCTGCCCCTTGCTGTAGATGTGCAATGCAGTGAGTGGAAGCGTGAGAGATTGAGACACGGGCTGTACCTGCTGGGGTTCCTCGTGGGGAAAAAGGCTGGTCGAACTTTGGagcctgctgggctgggggaaagggagggcaGAAAATGGACAGTCTTAAGCTTGTCATTTGACGCAGTGATTTTAACCTCTATGAAACGGGCACatttcacagcaaaagaaaacatagcaCTATTCTTGGTTTTTCTCTGGAAACTGCCACTTTAAAATAACGTTTAACACTGCTGGCTGTTCTCACatttaattcttaaatttaACTTCCATGGAAAAACAACAGGACGCACACACCTAAAACACTGGGATAAGTAAGGAGTTGAGTGGTTTCTCTTTAGGATCACATCTGTTTTCCCAGAATATTTAACTGTCCAGTACCTAAAAAACCCTGTGCTAGCTTTTCTCTGCCTAGGGGATTTTCACCAATGTAAATATCATATAGAACTCAACCTGCATGTTTTGCACTGTTTGCTCTTTTACgtgtctgtgcatgtgtgtatataaagaaaaaggaaagttttttcCGGAAAAACAGCATATGTGAGCATGCTCATTTACTCTGACTtctataaatatacatattaactgcaataatatttaaatttaaggtttttttctagttgTCTTAAGAAACTCTGAGTATATCCAGCTTACATGGAGAATTTCCTGGAAACCATACGCATGGGAAACTGGTCACTTGTTGTTTTGTACAaatctcccagcttcttctaaGGCAGTGTATTTTCAACCTCAGCCATCTCTGCAGAGTACTTTCTTGGAACTCGTTCACTAGATCGCTTCTGAGAGTCGGCATCCTAAGACCACATGAGACAGATGAGGCTAGAGCACCTATTGTAATAGATCTGTTTCCCTGAGCTCCCATCTCTCTCCCGCACAGGACGACAAAGCCAGAGCCTGGGCTGCCAAAACACCTTCTGTCCCTGCTTGTGCCTCCCAGAGCTGCCCTCCTTTCAGCGTGCATGTCTGCAGTCCCCCTCTCGCCCTCACGTTTCCTACTTCCCATGCCTTGCTGGAAGGGGTTTGTATACTGTTACAGCACACTCAACCCAAAAGAAAGCGAGGGTAGGTATCCCCTctaagggaaaaggaaaatgtcttcCTAGACTTGGTATTTTGGATGTTACACATTAATTTCAAACTCAATCATGGCACAAAGTTTGTGTCCCCACActaacagaataaaattaatcgTGAAATCTCTTTTGACCACTGGAAGGACTGTTGCCGCTTCCAAAGTTGGCATCAACGATCCTGTACTTTGTCACTCTCCATTACAGCCTTGTGCAGAACCTGTGCAGTAACGCACTCACAACCTGGACTGAAAAAAGCCCCACCAAAAGTGTCTTGTGTAGGCAGAGGGCATGATTCAGCGAGGGCAGATGCTGACATCCAGGTAAGGCAATAAAGACACTTtagcaaaagaatattttctgttagaaaTAGGACGACCAGCACCGCTCCTATAGAGCTTGAGGTTACAAAGGAGTTGGTATTCACTCATGCAGCTGTAGAGctatcagaaaagaaacagtttccTGCACCTTAGCAGTATCACATACGTAAAATGACTTCTTCAAACCAGTAGAAAGCCAGGCATGGAACTACCTGACTGCAACCATACCCATCAGTAATTTGATGAGACCCTGattcattttcagatttgtaCAGGAAAAAGGTTCAGATTTATCAAAGGACAAATTTCAGACTCAAGTCCAACAATCACATCCTGCTGAATGTTCTTCTCGCAGTAATATCTGGAGAAGGCACGGTCTGTTTCTGGTCCCTGGTTAGGCTGTTTTCACTCCTGGCAGTGGTCACTTGGCACATGGACAGCTAGGAGGCCACAGAGCAAGGGGCCAAGGGTTCCTATTAAAATTCCTCCACTAACCTACAGATTTTGCATTACAAATTATACAATTTGAAATGCATCTCCCCTCAGCATTTCTTGTGAGAgttagttttcattttccaacaCCACTGCTACTTGCGTGTGTGGGAAAAGACATACCTGTGCGGTAGAGCCATCCCAACCGATGAGAAAGGAGAATACTGGTAAGACCCGTTTATCATGATGTTGGTACAGCCATAAACATGGCTGCTGTGTGGCAGTTCAGATTCCTTTCTCATTCCCATATATTATCATCACAAACTAGCATAGCAGCTAGGGACGCAGGCAGAAGTAAGGATGGGGGATGTACATGTAAGACACTGCCACGCAGCACTCATATTCCCAAATATTTATTCTACAACTCCCCCTTTAAACACAACTCATGTTGGTTAACTGACACTCTCTGAAATCAGGGTTCACAGTTCaattgtccctttttttttttttgaggtgtgGAGAACAATGAAACTGATTTTAGGGGCTGCCACCCCTCTCGAGTTCTTCCACTGCCCTTGAGCTGTGCAACAACTGCTTGGGAGGTCACATCGTC encodes:
- the LPAR4 gene encoding lysophosphatidic acid receptor 4; translation: MGNHSNNHTCLTDDSFKYNLYGAVYSVVFILGLITNCASLFVFCFRMKMRSETAIFMTNLAVSDLLFVFTLPFKIFYNFNRHWPFGDSLCKISGTAFLTNIYGSMLFLTCISVDRFLAIVYPFRSRTIRTRRNSAIVCAGVWILVLSGGISASLFSTTNISNTSTTCFEGFSKRIWKTYLSKITIFIEVVGFIIPLLLNLTCSSLVLRTLRKPATLSQIGTNKEKVLKMIIVHVAIFVVCFVPYNSILFLYALVRSQAIANCSLERFARTMYPITLCIATMNCCFDPFIYYFTSESFQKSFNIKTQIKMDSLFKTETPLTKTALPAPQDEISDQAITNGGDPTSESHF